The DNA segment CCATCGCTCTCGCTGAGCAGCAGGCGCGCGCTGCCGCCGTCGGTCCAGCCCAGCAAGACCGCACAACGGCCCTCCTTGAGCAGCAACAGCGCCGGCATGGCGATCTTCGGAATCTGCTCCAGGCGCCGTTGCAGCAGGCGGCCCTGCAGGCCGGCACGCGCGGCCGCACGAGGCAAAAGCTCGGCGGTCAGGCGCTGCCTGGGTAGCGGCAGGCCGCTGGTGAGCATGGCCCGGTTGGCCGGTTTGTGGTGCAGGACGCACAAGGACAGCAACGAGTCCAGCAAAGGGTCGTCATGCTGTCCGCGGGGATCGGTATTGAGGTGAACGCGACTGACTTCTGGGTCCACGCCTGGGCACTCTGCTCTGGGTTCTTCGGGAGGCTGAGCCTGGACCGAAACTCACGGCCCCGGGGAGGCAGGTGCCTCGCCCGGGGCCAGGTGGGTGCGATCCAGGTGTTCAGTTCAAGCCGGGAAGGGTTGCCTGCGGCTTCAGTTCGGTCTGCACGACCGTCGCCATCGGCGCTACCACTCCCTGGCTCTTCAGCAGCTCGCCTATGGTCGCCTTGATGCGGTACTGAGTAAACAGTTCGGTATAACGCAAGTCCACCAGGCGACGCGACGCGGTGAAGAGTTCGTTCTCACTGTCCAGCAGGTCGAGCAAGGTGCGCTCGCCGATGCTGAATTGCTGCTGGTAGGACTCACGCACACGGGTGCTGTAGTCGACGTACTGCTGGGCGATCGGCACCTGCTCGCGGGCGTTGCCCAGGGCGTTCCAGGACAGGCCGAGCTCTTCGTTCAACACGCGCAGGGCATTGTTGCGGATGTCCAGGGCTTCATTGATCTGGTAGGCCTTGGACTCCAGGTCGGCCTTGTTGCTGCCGCCGGCGAACAGGTTGTAACGCATGCGCAACATCGCCTGCCATTCGTTGACATGGCCGTTCTCGCCGTCCAGGTCATTGTCTGCTCCACGGGACAGCTCGGCATCGAAGCGCGGATAGAAGAAGGACTTGGCAGCGTCGTACTGCTTCTCGGCAGCAGAGACGTCAGACTCCGCGGAGCGCAGCACCGGGCTGTTGGCCAGAAGGGTCTGACGGGCTCCCTCGAGGGACTCAGGCAGTTGCCCCGGCAGGCCGGCCGGCACGCTCAGGTCGACCGGATCCACGCCTACCACGCTGTAGTAGTTGGTGCGGGCATCGTTGAGGTTGGTCTGTTCGGTAATCAGGTTGTTGCGGGCCTGGGCCAGGCGCGCTTCGGCCTGGTCCTGGTCGGCCAGACGCCCGACCCCGCGCTCACTGCGCAGGCTGATCTGGTCGAAAATGCGTTCGTGGCTGCGCAGGTTCGCCTGGGCCAGGCTCACCATCTCCTGGCGGCGCAACACATCTATATAGACCTGGGCCACATCCAGCGCGGTGCGCTCGGACGTACCGAGCAAGGCGTAGGCACGGGAGTTGACGGTAGCCTGCTGGCGCCCCACTTCGTTCTTGGTGGCGAAGCCGTCGAACACCATCTGTTGCAGACGCAGACTGGACTCACCACGGGTCATGGTCTTCCAGTGATCATTACCGGTCGCCCGGGTGGTTGTGTTGTCGGTACCCTCACGGCCATAACCCCCCAGTAGATCCACGGACGGCAGGTAGCCCCCCTTCGCTGCCTGAAGCTGTTTGTCGGCCGACAGACGGCTGTTCACACCCGCCTGGATTTCCGGGTGGGCATCCATGGCCTGCTGCATGGCCTCGGAGAGACTCTGCGCATGGACGGGAAGACTTGCGACAAGGGCAAACGGGAGAACGGTGGAGAGGCGCAAACGCATTTTCTTGGCATCCTTTTCGTTGAGTTGAAGGCCCGGGAACCTAGCCGGAGGCCAGCCAGAAGCCCTTCTCGTCCACGTTCCGAGTTCGTGATCCAGATCACACTGAAAGACCTGGGACGAGGGAGCAAATATCAAAGTGACAGCATTGAATCGATTGTTTAGGATGAGAATCAATTGGTCAATACTTTGGCATATTCTCAATAGCCAATTGTAATAAGCCAATAATTTGGCGCCACATTGCCGCCATATGTATTAAATATAGAAGGGAATGTCAGTCCTGCGCTTGGTCGTCGATGGAAGCGACCCCAGCGACGACAAGCCAGCTGAGAGTCAACCCAGGAGAGTCATGTCATGAGCAGTGTTATTGCGATCGTCAAAAGCATTGTTGGCCAGGTCTACGCCATGTCGCCGGAAGGCTTCCAGCGACTGCTCGTCGAGGGCGATCGACTCTTCAAGGGCGACCAGCTGCAGACCAGCCTTGAAGGCATGGCGACGCTCGAACTGACCGACGGCCGCACCGTCGACCTGGGTCGTGACACTCAATGGAGTGAGTCGAACGTGGTTGCCGCTGCTGCAACCCAGCCCGCGACGCAAACACCCGCCGATGATGTGGCGCAACTGCAGAAGGCAATCGAAGCCGGCGTCGACCCGACCCAGGAGCTCGAAGCCACTGCGGCCGGCCCGAGTGCGGGCGGTGCAGGTGGCGGTGGCTCCGCAGGCGGCGGCCATAGCAGCGTGATGCTGGAAGCGACCGCAGAGCGCATCGACCCGACCATTGGCTTCCCGACCAGCACCGCGCCCCTGGCCACCGAGGCCCTGGGCGAGGAAGACACGACGCCGCTGAATGGTGCAGCGCAGGCCGATACGACCGAGCCGAATGGGAACCTGCCGGAACCGGACGCCACGAACAGCGCCCCGCAGGGCCAGAACGCCAGCCTCTCCACCGACGAAGACACGCCGATCAGCGGCCAGCTCAATGCCACCGATCCCGATGGCGACGCCCTGACCTTCACCGCCGGCGACGCCCCGCGCAACGGCACCGTGGTGATAAACCCGGATGGTTCCTACACCTACACCCCGAACACCAACTTCAATGGCAACGACAGCTTCACGGCCATCGTCAGCGACGGCAAGGGCGGTACCAGCACCATTACCGTCACCATTGGCGTGAATCCGGTCAACGATGCGCCGGTTGCTGCCAATGACGGCCCTGCTGCCGTCACCGAGGACACTCCGGCCACCGGCAATGTCCTGGACAATGACTCCGACGTGGACGGCGATACCCTCTCCGTCACCCAATTCACCATAGGCGGCAGCACCTATAACGCCGGCCAGACCGCCACCCTCACCGGTGTCGGCTCCCTGGTGATCAATGCCAACGGCAGCTTCACCTTCACCCCTGCGCAGAACTACACAGGTCCGGTACCCACCGCCACCTACACCGTGACCGATGGCACCACCACCGATACCGCCGAGCTGAGCTTTGCCAATGTCACGCCGGTAGACGACGCCTCCGTCCTGGCCCCCGATACCGGAACTGCGAAAGAAGACGCCGAGGCCACTGGTAACGTGCTGGCCAACGACAATGACGTGGACAGCAGCCTCACCGTCGCCAGCTTCACTATCGCGGGCGTCGCAAGCAGCTTCGCCGCTGGCTCCAGTGCCGTGATCGCCGACATGGGTACCCTGACCATCGCCACCGATGGCCACTACAGCTTTACCCCGGCCGCCAACTGGAACGGTGCGGTGCCACAGGTGACCTACACCACCAACACCGGCAGCAGCAGTACGCTCGACATCACGATCACACCGATCAACGACGCACCCGTCGCCGAGCCGGACGAAACCAACGTGGATGAAGGTGGCACTGTCACCATCAACCTGGCCGGCAACGACACCGATGTAGATGATGGCCTGGACCTCGGCAGCCTTCTCATCACCGATGGACCGTCCAATGGCACTATCACCGTCAATGCCGACGGCACCGTCAGCTATCAGCACAACGGCAGTGAAACCAGCGGAGACAGCTTCACCTACACCATCAAGGACAAGTCCGGCGTAACCTCCGAGCCGGTCACCGTCTACATATCCGTCAATCCGGTCAACGATGCCCCGCAGACCCTGGCCACCAGCGCCACCGGCGACGAGGATGCCACCGGCATTCCGGTCAGCCTCAGCGGTTCGGACCTCGACGGCAACGTCGCCAGCTTCGTCATCAAGTCCCTGCCGGCCAACGGCACCCTGTGGCTCAACGGCACGCAACTGACCGTCGGCGACAGCGTCCCGGCCACCGGCAATGCCGCCAGCGTCACCTTCGTGCCGAGCGCCAACTGGAACGGCGAGACCGCCTTCGACTACGCCGCGGTGGACAACCTGGGCCTGGACGACGGCAGCGCGGCCACCGCCACCCTCACCGTCAATCCGGTCAACGATGCCCCGCAGACCCTGGCCACCAGCGCCACCGGCGACGAGGATGCCACCGGCATTCCGGTCAGCCTCAGCGGTTCGGACCTCGACGGCAACGTCGCCAGCTTCGTCATCAAGTCCCTGCCGGCCAACGGCACCCTGTGGCTCAACGGCACGCAACTGACCGTCGGCGACAGCGTCCCGGCCACCGGCAATGCCGCCAGCGTCACCTTCGTG comes from the Pseudomonas sp. TCU-HL1 genome and includes:
- a CDS encoding TolC family outer membrane protein, coding for MRLRLSTVLPFALVASLPVHAQSLSEAMQQAMDAHPEIQAGVNSRLSADKQLQAAKGGYLPSVDLLGGYGREGTDNTTTRATGNDHWKTMTRGESSLRLQQMVFDGFATKNEVGRQQATVNSRAYALLGTSERTALDVAQVYIDVLRRQEMVSLAQANLRSHERIFDQISLRSERGVGRLADQDQAEARLAQARNNLITEQTNLNDARTNYYSVVGVDPVDLSVPAGLPGQLPESLEGARQTLLANSPVLRSAESDVSAAEKQYDAAKSFFYPRFDAELSRGADNDLDGENGHVNEWQAMLRMRYNLFAGGSNKADLESKAYQINEALDIRNNALRVLNEELGLSWNALGNAREQVPIAQQYVDYSTRVRESYQQQFSIGERTLLDLLDSENELFTASRRLVDLRYTELFTQYRIKATIGELLKSQGVVAPMATVVQTELKPQATLPGLN